The Dehalococcoidia bacterium nucleotide sequence GATGCCCGCATCACGCGGGCCGCCCTCGGCATGATGACGAAGGACAGTCCGAAGATGACGTTCTGCACGCTGCCTCCAAGCAGTGCCATGAGAGCTATGGCGAGCAGAATAATCGGTATTGCCATTATGCCATCCATTATTCTCATCAGGATGGCATCCACTATGCGGAAGAAACCAGCCAGAAGTCCTATTAGAGTGGCCGCGGCTATGCTTATGGCCGCCACGGAAAAGCCGACCAACATGGAGATTCTTCCCCCGTATATGGCTCGCGAATAGACGTCGCGGCCTATGAAGTCGGTGCCGAACCAGTGCTGAGCAGTCGGAGGCTGCAATCTGTCGGGGGGCCAGCCTTTGTATGGGTCGGTAGTGAAAAGTATCGGGGCCGCCAGCGAGATGATAGTCATGAATACGACAACCACGATCCCGGCAGCCATTGTTGGGTTCTGTCTGGTCGCCCTGCGCATCGCTCTGAGAATCTGGGTAGTGCGAGAGCGAGGCCCAGCTTGTGCCAGTTCTGTCTGTATGCCGGTTTGCTGACTGGACATCAGTATCTGATCTTGGGATCGAAGAGCGCGTAGGACGCGTCGATAAGCAAGTTGACGAGCACAAAGATGGCTGCGGTGACGAGAATCGCGCCCTGGATGATCGGGTAGTCTCGTTTGACGATGCCGTCTACCATCAGCCGACCGAAACCGGGAATGGCGAACACCTGCTCAATCACAACTACGCCCGATAGGAGCCCCGCCAGTCCCAGTCCAATTACCGTGATGATCGGCAGCGCCGCGTTCTTCAATGAGTGGCGTATGAGCACTGTATTCTCGCTCAAACCCTTCGCACGTGCCGTACGCACGTAGTCTTCTCTCAGCACCTCCAGGACGCTCGATCTGGTCATTCTCGTAATGAGTGCCATGACTATCAGACCCGCGGCAACCGAAGGCAGGATCAGGTGCTTGAAGAACGTGAACAGGTCCTCGCTGGGAGGCACATAGCCCCCGGCAGGGAGGATTGGGAACTTCAGCGCGAACACCCATATCACGATGAACCCGAGGAAGAACCCCGGGACTGCAAAGCTCAGGGACGCGAAGACCATTATGGCCCTGTCGAACAGGCTTCCCTGCTTCCACGCTGCGATGGTTCCCAGGGGGACCCCCAATCCTATTGCGACAATCTCGATCAGGACAGCCAGTGAGACGGTCGGTATGGCCCTCTGTGCCAACAGGCCGGTAACAGGCTTGTTGGAGAAGACCGAATTTCCAAGGTCACCCTGCAGCAGGTTGCGCAGCCAGAAGAAGAGTTGGACTGGAATTGGCCTGTCCAGACCCATCCTCTCACGGATCTTCTGGACCTGATCCTCAGGCGTGTTCTCGTTTGAGAGCAGGTCGGCGGGGTCCCCCGGGGCGATCTGAAGCAGCACGAAGACAAGCACTGCCACGATCAGCATCACGGGGATTGTCGCCAGTATGCGCCTTAGAATGTAACCCTGCATGACTTACCTGGGATGCTAAAGACAACGCCGCTTGGCGCGGTCAATCTGCGCGCTGAGCGGCGTAACTGGTTCAGTTTAACTATAAGGGGTACCCACTACTTGTCGAGCCATACGTTTGTATAGATCGGAAATGCCTTGACGTCAAAGTTCTTCACATAGTTGCGGGCCGGGAAGATCGAGAACCACTCTCCCAAGTATATGAGAGGAACGTTCTCGTACCAGTACTCCTGTATTTCCTCAACCCTGGCCATGGCCTCTTCGTGTGTTGTGGCCTTCGCATATTCGATGATCATTCGTTTGTAGTTCTCGTCGTTGGGCCTGTCGATGCGGTACGACGGATCTTCAGGGTCGCCGGGCCACAGGAATGCCATACGTATGGGGTCCCCACTCTCTGACCAGTGGGCATTCCATGTCGTAAACAGAGCATACTCACGCTTCTTCGAATTGGCGATCATGGTAGCCCAGTCCTGAGCAGGCATATCGACGACAAACCCGATCTCCTCCAGCATGGGCTTCAGAGCTAGGCCGATCGGTGTGATTGTCGCATAGTCTGTCGGATTGAAGAGTTGGATAGGCTCACCGTTGTATCCGGCCTCTTTTAGCAGGCGCTTAGCCTTCTCGATGTCGACCTCGTTGTAAACATCTTCACCAACGAACGTCTCAAGCGGAGTGTTGCAATGGTACAGCGCTGCGCACATGTTCCACAGCTCAGGATCTCCCATCGCCGCCATGATTGCTGCTATGTCCAGGCCTGCATAAAGGGCCTGTCTCGCCTCTTTCTTGTCGAAAGGATGGACGTTGTGGTTGATGTTTATGCCCGACCTGTGTCCAGGCTTGTAGATGGGCACGTAAATGTCGTCGTTGTTCTTTGCGCGCTGGTAGAAGTCCAGCGACGCACCGTCGACGATGTCCCACTGACCGGACTCCAGCCCTGCCATCTTGGTCTCTTCGTCCGGTATCTCCAGCCAGACGACTTCATCGAGATAGGCATTATGCACATCAGCCAGATAGCTTCCGGGAGTGCCTATCGCTTTGTAGTCTGGGAAGCGCTCGAGGATGATTTTGTCGCCCTGGTCCCACTGTTTGAACTTGTACGGTCCGGAACCCAGGAACTGAGGTGTCGCCTCCTGTGCCACGGTGGCCGCCATTTCAGATGGGATAATTGGTCCACCTCCCCACGGGGCCGCGAACGTCGTTGGGACTTGCCCGAAGGGTTCGCGAAGGTTCAGCTTAAAGTTATAGCTGTCAACTTTCTCGAACGCCGGATCTGCGGCGAACTC carries:
- a CDS encoding ABC transporter permease, which encodes MSSQQTGIQTELAQAGPRSRTTQILRAMRRATRQNPTMAAGIVVVVFMTIISLAAPILFTTDPYKGWPPDRLQPPTAQHWFGTDFIGRDVYSRAIYGGRISMLVGFSVAAISIAAATLIGLLAGFFRIVDAILMRIMDGIMAIPIILLAIALMALLGGSVQNVIFGLSFVIMPRAARVMRASVLTLKEEMFVDAATSLGASTPRILFRHIMPNALAPMIVLATFVCADAILIEAILSFLGAGTPPETPSWGTMMSEARRAISVAVWVIAFPGLFLSITVLGVNLAGDGLRDMLDPKLARRL
- a CDS encoding ABC transporter permease, yielding MQGYILRRILATIPVMLIVAVLVFVLLQIAPGDPADLLSNENTPEDQVQKIRERMGLDRPIPVQLFFWLRNLLQGDLGNSVFSNKPVTGLLAQRAIPTVSLAVLIEIVAIGLGVPLGTIAAWKQGSLFDRAIMVFASLSFAVPGFFLGFIVIWVFALKFPILPAGGYVPPSEDLFTFFKHLILPSVAAGLIVMALITRMTRSSVLEVLREDYVRTARAKGLSENTVLIRHSLKNAALPIITVIGLGLAGLLSGVVVIEQVFAIPGFGRLMVDGIVKRDYPIIQGAILVTAAIFVLVNLLIDASYALFDPKIRY